In Candidatus Hydrogenedentota bacterium, a single window of DNA contains:
- a CDS encoding HAMP domain-containing protein, which translates to MSIRYRLLLLVSALVLISATVLVYLASAYLDTRQRLREADVVLDELVRAAGTSAAIARLRLLVLYRQSTGAGAPGEVEELALGCERAFDAWSAASDLAIQAGIGDEADDLAQIKVLAQDFQTELERLRTALDAKAAPDPAVFDQLLDSGVRVLFVDDLGEMSTAFDGILLSMGTTPWIARIGPGQLATARATLAEIRAAHLVRDRLQRQASRIALLLADASPEIDREIISTTVSLNETMGAWLRATEAYVEVSGEPAPPHYEKFVVANRMLQEHVNLLLEDERHGRIDDARTRAAETWMPALQNELLPILEESLNSEVAELRNMLLELSSSTASAGAGGIAVICAVLLATVAGAFHTVRSMLRSLDQLRAGTERVGAGDFAHRLNLGAADELGALGAKFDAMAEKLQEQVRQRQALEAELLRNERLATLGQVIATVSHEIRNPLGTIQTSIYALRKRLGDQSDAVSSSLDRADRSIVRCNRIIGELLDYTRTRAPNRVETPLDSWLAQVLDDFNFPTGVAVSCSLSSGATLPIDRNHIQGCIVNLLSNACQSMMERQDGRTPCILRIESEDTGSRVEVRVNDTGPGIAPEILDKIFEPMFSTRTFGVGLGLPIVKKTMEQHGGNVEIVSELNRGTTATLWFPASVLEKT; encoded by the coding sequence ATGAGCATCCGTTATCGGCTCCTCCTGCTCGTCTCCGCGCTCGTGCTCATCTCGGCCACCGTGCTCGTCTACCTCGCATCGGCCTACCTGGACACGCGCCAGCGACTTCGCGAGGCCGATGTTGTCCTCGACGAGCTTGTACGGGCGGCGGGCACTTCGGCGGCAATTGCCCGACTGCGGCTCCTGGTGCTCTATCGGCAGAGCACCGGCGCCGGCGCACCCGGCGAAGTAGAGGAGCTGGCCCTGGGCTGCGAGCGTGCATTTGATGCCTGGAGTGCCGCGTCAGACCTCGCGATTCAAGCAGGCATTGGAGACGAAGCCGACGACCTGGCACAAATTAAAGTCCTGGCACAGGATTTTCAAACGGAGCTCGAGAGGCTCCGAACGGCACTCGACGCTAAGGCTGCGCCGGATCCCGCCGTCTTCGACCAACTCCTGGATTCGGGCGTACGGGTACTCTTTGTTGACGATCTTGGCGAGATGAGCACCGCCTTTGACGGAATATTGCTCAGCATGGGCACCACCCCCTGGATCGCTCGAATCGGTCCAGGTCAGCTTGCCACGGCCCGCGCCACCCTCGCCGAAATCCGCGCCGCGCACCTGGTGCGGGATCGCCTCCAGCGCCAAGCCAGCCGCATCGCCTTGCTCCTGGCCGACGCCTCGCCTGAAATCGACCGTGAGATAATCAGCACCACCGTTTCCCTGAATGAAACGATGGGAGCCTGGCTCAGGGCCACGGAAGCCTATGTGGAGGTCTCCGGCGAACCCGCGCCACCTCACTACGAAAAATTCGTCGTCGCCAACAGAATGCTCCAGGAGCATGTCAATCTGCTCCTGGAGGATGAGCGCCACGGACGCATCGACGATGCGCGTACACGAGCCGCCGAGACCTGGATGCCTGCGCTCCAGAATGAACTGCTGCCAATCCTCGAGGAGAGTCTGAACTCGGAAGTCGCCGAACTGCGGAATATGCTGTTGGAACTTTCCAGTTCCACCGCGTCGGCGGGCGCGGGCGGCATAGCCGTGATTTGCGCCGTCCTGCTCGCCACCGTCGCGGGCGCGTTCCACACCGTTCGCTCCATGCTTCGTTCCCTGGACCAGCTTCGCGCGGGGACGGAACGTGTCGGCGCGGGAGATTTCGCCCACCGGCTCAACCTCGGCGCCGCCGATGAGCTGGGCGCGCTGGGCGCCAAGTTTGACGCGATGGCCGAGAAACTCCAAGAGCAGGTGCGGCAGCGCCAAGCCCTGGAGGCGGAGTTGCTCCGCAATGAGCGCCTCGCCACCCTGGGCCAGGTCATCGCCACGGTCAGCCACGAGATTCGCAATCCCCTTGGCACCATCCAAACCTCGATCTACGCCCTGCGCAAGCGACTCGGCGATCAAAGCGATGCTGTTTCCAGCTCGCTCGACCGCGCCGACCGGAGTATAGTGCGGTGTAATCGAATCATCGGCGAGTTGCTGGACTACACCCGCACCCGCGCGCCCAACCGTGTGGAAACGCCCCTCGACTCCTGGCTGGCGCAAGTGCTGGACGATTTCAATTTTCCCACGGGTGTGGCGGTATCATGTTCGCTGAGTTCGGGCGCAACCCTGCCCATCGACCGAAATCACATTCAAGGCTGCATCGTGAATTTGCTTAGCAACGCCTGCCAGTCCATGATGGAGCGACAGGACGGGCGGACGCCGTGCATACTCCGCATCGAGTCTGAAGACACAGGCTCCCGGGTGGAAGTCCGCGTGAACGATACCGGGCCGGGAATCGCCCCGGAAATTCTCGATAAGATATTTGAGCCCATGTTCAGCACGCGCACCTTCGGCGTGGGCCTGGGTCTGCCGATTGTAAAGAAAACCATGGAACAGCACGGCGGCAACGTCGAGATTGTAAGCGAACTGAATCGCGGAACCACGGCAACGTTGTGGTTCCCCGCATCGGTACTGGAGAAAACATGA
- a CDS encoding response regulator — protein sequence MKNLRILVVDDDRDFAEGVADVLQLHGHETAVAHSGEEALELFTESEFDVTFMDVKLPGWNGVESFREFRRRFPGAKVVMMTAYSLDNLMDVATETGVIGSFHKPLAFGEVEALLNRVRQDARVLIVDDDVDFAREVRDVLEVAGFSVRSCFDGKTAIRRCLEEPFDAMVLDLRLPGASGAEVFSAVREARPDLRIVPISGFDEEAIATAHEKGKIDLKSVLHKPFSPDSLLRMLEQVPGVG from the coding sequence ATGAAGAATCTTCGCATATTGGTGGTGGATGACGACCGCGACTTCGCCGAGGGCGTGGCCGACGTGCTGCAACTCCATGGCCACGAAACCGCCGTGGCCCATTCCGGCGAAGAAGCGCTGGAACTGTTTACCGAAAGCGAATTCGACGTGACCTTCATGGATGTGAAGCTGCCCGGCTGGAACGGCGTCGAAAGCTTCCGGGAATTCCGTCGGCGCTTCCCGGGCGCAAAGGTCGTCATGATGACCGCCTACAGCCTCGACAACCTCATGGACGTGGCCACCGAGACCGGTGTGATCGGCTCCTTTCACAAGCCCCTCGCCTTTGGCGAAGTCGAGGCCCTGCTGAACCGCGTGCGACAGGACGCCCGCGTGCTCATCGTGGACGACGACGTGGATTTCGCGAGAGAAGTCCGCGACGTGCTCGAGGTGGCAGGCTTCTCTGTGCGCTCCTGCTTCGACGGGAAGACGGCGATTCGGCGCTGTCTGGAAGAACCCTTCGACGCCATGGTCCTCGACCTGCGCCTCCCCGGTGCCAGCGGCGCGGAGGTATTCAGCGCCGTGCGCGAAGCACGACCCGACCTGCGAATTGTTCCCATCTCTGGATTTGATGAGGAGGCCATAGCAACTGCGCATGAGAAAGGCAAGATTGACCTCAAGAGCGTGCTCCATAAGCCTTTCAGCCCAGACAGCCTCCTACGTATGCTGGAGCAGGTCCCGGGTGTGGGTTGA
- a CDS encoding DUF1016 family protein: protein MTEHGDTGLGIYRDLLGDIKSRVRAAQGRAALSANAEMILLYWDVGRMILERQEREGWGTNVIPRLAVDLKNELPEEKGFSERNLGYMIQFAREYGPPSILQQAAAKLTFQEDESDKSEQKSSLPILQQPAAKIRHLPESPLISTKLAVGLPWFHHVVLIQKIKDLPTRLWYAQQALEQGWSRATLTTQIKNCAHERQGGAVTNFDRTLPAAHAEIATQLLKDPYVFDFLTLAEPFQERELEVGLLTHIQKFLLELGRGFAFVGRQYRLDVGEKEFYLDLLFYHLHVRCFVAIDLKKGDFKPEYAGKMNFYCSAVDDQLRHEHDAPTVGLILCQNKDRVVAEYALRDIHKPIGVADYELTRALPANLASSLPSIEEIEAELTETLRNEAD from the coding sequence ATGACTGAGCATGGCGATACCGGTTTGGGAATCTATCGCGACCTGTTGGGTGACATCAAGAGCCGCGTCCGCGCCGCGCAGGGTCGTGCGGCTCTGTCCGCAAATGCAGAGATGATTCTGCTGTATTGGGATGTGGGACGAATGATCTTAGAGCGCCAAGAGCGAGAGGGGTGGGGTACAAATGTTATTCCACGTTTGGCCGTTGATTTGAAGAACGAATTGCCGGAGGAGAAAGGGTTTTCAGAGCGCAATCTCGGCTACATGATTCAGTTTGCGCGTGAATACGGACCACCGTCAATTTTGCAGCAGGCTGCTGCAAAATTGACTTTTCAAGAAGATGAAAGTGATAAAAGTGAGCAAAAGTCTTCATTGCCAATTTTGCAGCAGCCTGCTGCAAAAATACGACACCTCCCGGAGAGCCCCCTCATTTCTACGAAGCTGGCAGTCGGGTTGCCGTGGTTTCACCATGTTGTATTGATTCAGAAGATAAAAGATCTCCCGACTCGCCTGTGGTACGCCCAGCAGGCCCTGGAACAAGGCTGGAGCCGGGCCACGCTGACAACCCAAATCAAAAACTGCGCCCACGAACGCCAAGGCGGCGCGGTGACCAATTTTGACCGGACCCTGCCCGCTGCGCATGCGGAAATTGCCACCCAGCTCTTAAAAGACCCCTATGTGTTCGATTTTCTGACCTTGGCGGAGCCCTTCCAAGAGCGGGAGCTGGAGGTGGGCCTGTTGACCCATATTCAGAAGTTCCTGCTGGAGTTGGGGCGTGGCTTTGCCTTTGTCGGGCGACAGTACCGGCTGGACGTGGGCGAGAAGGAGTTCTATCTTGACCTCCTTTTCTACCACCTCCATGTGCGCTGCTTCGTCGCTATCGATTTGAAGAAGGGCGACTTCAAGCCGGAGTACGCAGGCAAGATGAATTTCTACTGCTCGGCGGTGGATGACCAACTCCGTCATGAACACGATGCGCCTACCGTGGGTCTCATTCTCTGCCAGAACAAAGACCGCGTGGTCGCGGAGTATGCCCTACGCGATATTCACAAGCCCATTGGCGTTGCGGACTACGAACTCACCCGCGCGCTTCCGGCCAACCTGGCCTCCAGCCTGCCGAGTATCGAAGAGATCGAGGCGGAGCTGACGGAAACCTTGCGGAATGAGGCTGATTGA
- a CDS encoding 1-acyl-sn-glycerol-3-phosphate acyltransferase: MDEWHYDSARDLDKNLADGLRDFPREPSMWIFATRSAAGLFIRGCLKLFHGFRVTGLENIPNDSAFVLVANHSSHWDAICLISMLPFRMRHRIFPAAAADYFFTALPRVMFSSIIVNALPFHRTAGPQQSLKICQQLLKTPGNVLILFPEGTRSRSGALGEFKPGIGLLLRGCAVPVLPCAIKGAFESWPKGRRLPRLTRLSVVVGKPMSFDQVAPGKGGAKEIAQQLQGAVQDLLEAEDD, encoded by the coding sequence ATGGATGAATGGCACTACGATAGCGCGCGCGATCTGGACAAGAATCTGGCGGATGGACTGCGCGACTTTCCCCGCGAGCCGTCCATGTGGATCTTCGCCACGCGATCCGCCGCGGGACTGTTTATTCGCGGTTGCCTGAAGCTCTTCCATGGCTTTCGCGTCACCGGACTGGAGAATATTCCAAACGACTCCGCCTTCGTCCTCGTGGCCAACCATTCGAGTCACTGGGACGCGATTTGTCTAATCTCCATGCTGCCCTTTCGCATGCGCCACCGCATCTTTCCGGCGGCGGCGGCCGACTACTTCTTCACCGCCCTCCCGCGCGTCATGTTTTCCTCGATCATTGTAAACGCTTTGCCTTTTCACCGGACGGCGGGCCCGCAGCAGAGCCTGAAGATCTGCCAGCAGTTGCTCAAGACGCCGGGCAACGTATTGATCCTCTTTCCCGAGGGCACGCGATCCAGGTCGGGGGCGTTGGGCGAGTTTAAGCCCGGTATCGGTCTCCTACTGCGCGGTTGTGCCGTGCCTGTGCTGCCCTGCGCGATCAAGGGGGCCTTTGAAAGCTGGCCCAAGGGACGGCGGCTGCCAAGGCTCACGCGGTTGAGCGTGGTCGTTGGGAAGCCCATGAGTTTCGATCAGGTGGCACCAGGCAAAGGCGGGGCCAAAGAGATAGCACAACAACTGCAGGGGGCGGTTCAGGACCTGCTGGAGGCTGAAGATGACTGA
- a CDS encoding phosphatidate cytidylyltransferase, producing the protein MNFQAALHDPSVRFLGGFIFGALIVAGLALLLLKYALGKNVTSVWRIYQGWLIMIPTVLAAVLFGREATITLFSIVAFIGFREFARATGLYRDWWMTGSVYVSIGAIFFIAILTDPYNGRPGWFGMFRTLPVYAIALILTIPILRNRSKGQLQMVSLAMVGFVYIAWMFGHLTFLANADRPYAYLLFLIVAVEINDIAAFCFGKAFGRHKLRDQISPNKTWEGSLGALAVSMVFPWIAAPCLPHFGSLQLIITGLIVGIGGQLGDLSISVIKRDINIKDTGALIPGHGGILDRIDSLIFTAPLFLHMVNWFYGLYGVR; encoded by the coding sequence ATGAATTTCCAAGCCGCGCTGCACGACCCGAGTGTTCGCTTCCTCGGCGGTTTCATCTTTGGCGCGCTCATTGTCGCGGGTCTGGCTTTGCTGCTGCTGAAGTACGCCCTCGGGAAGAACGTCACGTCCGTGTGGCGCATCTACCAGGGCTGGCTGATCATGATCCCGACGGTGCTGGCGGCCGTTTTGTTCGGGCGCGAGGCCACCATCACACTTTTCTCCATTGTGGCCTTCATCGGCTTTCGCGAGTTCGCCCGGGCCACGGGACTCTACCGCGACTGGTGGATGACGGGCTCGGTCTATGTGTCCATCGGCGCGATTTTTTTTATCGCAATCCTTACCGATCCCTACAATGGTCGCCCCGGCTGGTTCGGCATGTTCCGCACGTTGCCGGTCTATGCCATCGCGCTGATACTGACGATCCCGATTCTGCGCAACCGCAGCAAAGGCCAGTTGCAAATGGTGTCGCTCGCGATGGTGGGCTTCGTGTATATCGCGTGGATGTTTGGTCACTTGACCTTCCTCGCGAATGCCGACCGGCCCTACGCCTATCTGCTCTTTCTCATTGTGGCGGTGGAGATCAACGACATTGCGGCCTTCTGCTTCGGCAAGGCCTTTGGTCGCCACAAACTGCGCGACCAAATCAGTCCGAACAAGACGTGGGAAGGCTCTCTCGGCGCGCTCGCCGTATCCATGGTTTTTCCGTGGATCGCCGCACCGTGCCTGCCCCACTTTGGGTCACTGCAACTGATCATCACGGGACTCATCGTAGGCATCGGCGGGCAATTGGGCGATCTTTCCATCAGTGTCATCAAGCGCGACATCAACATCAAGGACACGGGCGCGCTCATACCCGGTCACGGGGGGATCCTGGATCGCATTGACAGCCTGATCTTCACCGCGCCCCTCTTCCTGCACATGGTGAACTGGTTCTACGGCCTCTACGGCGTGCGATAG
- a CDS encoding CDP-alcohol phosphatidyltransferase family protein — MAAALAGLCFWQAASYPWLLMAGSFFCYARLWFNMLDGMVALASGKASLNGEIVNEVPDRVSDVMIFAGVAHSGLCLVPLGYWAAILAVFTAYIGIFGQAVGVQREFSGIMAKPWRMVTLHIGATILLLQLWGGWHLPTVWNLTVMDWTLIVVIAGCLQTVVVRLRRIIDALNRKAAS; from the coding sequence GTGGCGGCGGCCCTGGCGGGGCTTTGTTTCTGGCAGGCGGCGAGTTATCCCTGGCTGCTGATGGCGGGCTCGTTTTTTTGCTATGCGCGGCTGTGGTTCAACATGCTCGATGGTATGGTGGCGCTGGCCTCTGGCAAGGCGAGCCTGAACGGCGAGATCGTGAATGAAGTACCGGACCGCGTGTCCGATGTGATGATCTTCGCGGGTGTGGCGCATAGTGGGTTGTGCCTGGTGCCTTTGGGCTATTGGGCGGCGATCCTGGCGGTGTTCACGGCGTATATCGGTATTTTTGGCCAGGCCGTTGGTGTGCAGCGGGAGTTCAGCGGCATCATGGCCAAGCCGTGGCGCATGGTGACGCTCCACATTGGCGCGACGATCCTGCTGCTCCAGCTTTGGGGCGGGTGGCATCTGCCCACGGTGTGGAATCTGACCGTGATGGACTGGACGCTGATCGTCGTGATTGCGGGCTGCCTGCAGACGGTTGTTGTTCGCCTGCGGCGTATCATCGACGCGCTCAACCGCAAGGCGGCGTCATGA
- a CDS encoding ISNCY family transposase has translation MINEWPTPFGQNICDGNHRKEQAMRMKTVRQIYLDFELPSSPTKVVASYRKKYGSINALLLANPAVLDLVHSDFCRWLSTSEKGRCSGYTSEEILRCLVVMFVEQDSYRDVVVRIENSDFLRSFVGLGFAKPMMDFSFVGKAFAALSGETWHAVNQSLARHAKKKAWISGEKLRTDSTAYESNIHYPTDSSLLWDSFRVLCRTLRRLQKACPKLGLTHRYHDKKVKKLAFYIARNAKSRSKATQRQVKRTYRLLIERVAWIAGISNEVQKLFAHAILEVSELVLYTPVAERIVDQAQRRIFDGEIVPSNEKVYSLFEEHTELLKRGKAGKPVEFGHKVLIAQTGEKFITHYKVMPEREEDKDLLEATLEAHRSLFGKLPDTLAADKGFYASVEQLKGLEKKITTVSICKKGRRTKKEEEREHGEEFKAGQAFRAGVEGTISVLKRAFKLNRCLFKGYKNFASSVGCAVFCHNLVLLAET, from the coding sequence ATGATAAACGAATGGCCTACTCCCTTTGGACAAAACATCTGTGACGGCAATCACAGAAAGGAGCAGGCCATGCGAATGAAGACTGTGCGTCAAATTTACCTGGATTTTGAGCTTCCGTCAAGCCCGACGAAAGTGGTGGCGTCGTACCGCAAGAAGTACGGGTCCATCAATGCGCTGTTGCTGGCGAACCCGGCGGTGCTTGATTTGGTGCATTCGGATTTCTGCCGATGGCTCTCGACTTCTGAAAAGGGCCGTTGCAGCGGTTATACTTCTGAAGAGATTCTACGATGCCTGGTGGTGATGTTTGTGGAGCAGGACAGTTACCGGGACGTGGTGGTTCGGATCGAGAATAGTGATTTCCTACGCAGCTTCGTGGGGCTGGGTTTCGCGAAGCCGATGATGGATTTTTCCTTTGTGGGCAAGGCTTTTGCCGCGTTGTCAGGGGAAACCTGGCATGCGGTGAACCAGTCGTTGGCGCGGCACGCGAAGAAGAAGGCGTGGATCAGTGGCGAGAAGTTGCGCACGGACTCGACGGCGTATGAGTCCAATATTCACTACCCCACCGATTCTTCGCTCTTGTGGGACAGTTTCCGGGTTCTGTGCCGTACGCTGCGCCGCCTTCAAAAGGCGTGCCCGAAATTGGGCCTTACGCACCGCTACCACGACAAAAAGGTCAAGAAACTCGCCTTCTACATCGCCCGCAACGCCAAGAGCCGCAGCAAGGCAACGCAGCGACAGGTGAAACGCACTTATCGACTCCTCATAGAGCGGGTGGCGTGGATTGCCGGGATCAGCAACGAAGTTCAAAAGCTATTCGCGCACGCAATCCTTGAGGTGTCGGAACTTGTCCTGTACACCCCCGTCGCCGAGCGAATCGTCGACCAGGCCCAGCGCCGCATATTCGATGGCGAGATTGTTCCTTCGAACGAGAAGGTCTACAGCCTCTTTGAGGAGCACACCGAACTCTTGAAGCGGGGCAAGGCCGGGAAGCCGGTCGAGTTTGGTCATAAGGTGTTGATCGCTCAGACGGGCGAGAAGTTCATCACCCACTACAAAGTGATGCCGGAGCGCGAGGAGGACAAAGACCTCTTGGAGGCGACGCTCGAGGCCCATCGCTCCTTGTTCGGCAAGCTACCCGACACGCTTGCTGCCGACAAAGGATTCTATGCGAGTGTCGAACAACTGAAAGGGCTTGAGAAGAAGATCACGACCGTATCCATCTGCAAGAAGGGCCGGCGGACCAAGAAAGAGGAAGAGCGAGAGCACGGTGAAGAGTTCAAGGCAGGCCAAGCCTTCCGCGCCGGTGTCGAAGGGACGATATCCGTGTTAAAACGCGCCTTCAAGCTGAATCGATGCCTTTTTAAGGGTTATAAGAATTTTGCGTCGAGCGTGGGCTGTGCGGTGTTCTGCCACAACCTCGTTCTGCTCGCAGAGACATAG
- a CDS encoding C1 family peptidase, whose protein sequence is MKVSDVKDLSDFKEALEALGFSGETSLEQFIGAAQVAGPELAKYLGVSVSTLVNTANTIMGSANAIPQSALNSISHATYSLGVAIDHVPLPSTAPSVILPLATPVSSVNLIPQLPPVRNQESRGTCVAHAALAAHEHFLTVEGAFHELSEQFLYWNCKRNDGIPNTEGTWLAVALPLLQLEGACLESTWPYNPTPIPGNEGQGPPPGGAQLEALTYRAPTYKRIAPTSVSDIKNELANGRCVAFSVPVFNSWLRSQWVAYSGDITMPVPGEVRSGGHAMCMVGYIDLPNPGLGGGRFIIRNSWGTNWGINASNGGVPTPGYGTIPYAYIDRMGSEAYSISN, encoded by the coding sequence ATGAAAGTAAGTGACGTCAAAGACCTCAGTGACTTCAAAGAAGCCTTGGAGGCTTTGGGTTTCAGTGGGGAAACCAGTTTGGAACAGTTTATCGGGGCAGCTCAAGTTGCCGGGCCAGAGTTGGCTAAATACTTGGGAGTATCGGTAAGCACATTGGTCAACACGGCGAATACGATCATGGGATCTGCGAATGCTATTCCCCAATCCGCACTGAACTCGATCAGTCACGCGACATATTCGTTGGGAGTTGCCATCGACCACGTGCCGTTACCCAGTACCGCTCCCAGTGTCATACTACCGCTCGCTACACCAGTGAGCAGTGTGAACTTGATACCGCAATTGCCTCCGGTACGCAACCAAGAGTCACGTGGCACGTGTGTCGCACATGCGGCACTTGCCGCTCATGAACATTTTCTGACGGTTGAGGGCGCTTTTCATGAACTTTCGGAACAGTTCCTGTATTGGAATTGTAAGCGTAATGATGGAATTCCCAACACTGAGGGAACTTGGCTGGCCGTTGCTCTTCCACTGCTTCAGCTAGAGGGAGCTTGCTTGGAATCTACGTGGCCCTATAATCCCACGCCCATTCCAGGCAATGAAGGGCAAGGTCCTCCACCAGGAGGAGCCCAGCTTGAAGCCCTTACCTATCGTGCGCCGACCTACAAGCGTATCGCGCCAACTTCTGTCTCTGATATTAAGAATGAACTGGCCAACGGGCGCTGTGTAGCTTTCTCCGTCCCGGTGTTCAATTCGTGGCTGAGAAGCCAGTGGGTGGCCTACAGCGGAGATATTACAATGCCAGTTCCGGGCGAAGTACGTTCGGGAGGTCACGCCATGTGTATGGTCGGTTATATAGACTTGCCAAATCCAGGACTTGGGGGAGGGCGATTTATCATCCGCAACAGCTGGGGAACAAACTGGGGCATTAACGCGTCCAATGGCGGCGTTCCAACGCCCGGCTATGGAACGATTCCATATGCCTATATTGACAGGATGGGCTCGGAGGCGTACTCTATCAGTAACTAG
- a CDS encoding sigma 54-interacting transcriptional regulator — translation MGWILTAKSGVHRGVHWAIAPEPLVIGRGLGCDIVISDPVVSRRHCRVYQRDDAVHVEDLGSSHLTLINGEAVEKGVVGPGDTITLGNAVFMVTRGKAPARPPAGSELGDVTLSLFDHAVEFNREDLSATLLEGKPQSLAGLVELFKLGRALSQCTRRAELHEHCLAAIAQALSPDSTGIALRDAPPKAANPDAAPQGPIHWHPEHIDRDGCFLSALDKVLGDRKAFLTPIRTKEQGARRLDLIMAAPLCIGGEAIGAFIVRSAARQRPYDESDLHLFLSVAQIAAPYYKTLGHVDALKDEVAALDESPAGGWPLLGKSRAIKEARGLIRDMARTPLNVLITGETGTGKELAAQMLHEGSPRAAGPLISVNCAAIPDHLFESEMFGHEKGAFTSADKKRLGRFPLAHQGTLFLDEIGELSLENQARLLRVLERGVFHPVGAERESHADVRVIAATNRDLKRAIHDGRFRRDLYHRICAVEIELPPLRQRPSDIPLLAQHFFHDYTTRNKQTRLGISPEAMERLEKAPWPGNVRELRNAIERATALAKGEHITPHDLAFLNHAAQPNDDLDHPHGNALLPLAEVERKHIVKVLEACGFNVSAAARVLGVHRNTLHNKIAEYGIGG, via the coding sequence ATGGGTTGGATTCTGACAGCGAAGTCTGGGGTGCATCGAGGTGTCCACTGGGCGATCGCGCCCGAACCCCTGGTTATCGGGCGGGGTCTGGGCTGCGATATCGTCATCAGCGATCCCGTCGTCTCGCGACGCCACTGCCGGGTCTACCAGCGCGACGACGCCGTCCACGTGGAGGATCTGGGCAGCAGCCACCTGACGCTCATCAACGGCGAAGCCGTGGAGAAGGGTGTCGTCGGTCCTGGAGACACCATCACCCTGGGCAACGCCGTCTTCATGGTTACTCGGGGCAAGGCGCCGGCCCGGCCGCCCGCCGGCAGCGAGCTGGGCGATGTCACCCTGAGCCTTTTCGATCACGCCGTGGAGTTTAACCGCGAAGACCTCTCCGCCACCCTGCTGGAGGGTAAGCCCCAGTCCCTCGCGGGTCTGGTGGAACTCTTCAAACTTGGTCGCGCCCTGAGCCAGTGCACCCGCCGCGCCGAACTCCACGAGCACTGCCTGGCGGCCATCGCACAGGCCCTGAGTCCCGACAGCACGGGAATCGCCTTGCGCGATGCGCCGCCCAAGGCCGCCAACCCGGATGCCGCCCCCCAGGGCCCCATCCACTGGCACCCGGAGCATATCGACCGCGACGGGTGCTTCCTCTCCGCCCTGGATAAAGTCCTGGGTGACAGGAAGGCTTTTCTCACGCCCATCCGCACCAAAGAGCAGGGGGCCCGGCGCCTGGACCTCATCATGGCCGCGCCCCTCTGCATCGGCGGGGAAGCCATCGGCGCGTTCATCGTCCGCAGCGCCGCGCGACAGCGCCCCTACGACGAAAGCGACCTCCACCTTTTCTTGTCCGTCGCACAGATTGCCGCGCCCTACTACAAGACCCTCGGCCACGTGGACGCGCTGAAGGACGAGGTCGCCGCGCTGGATGAAAGCCCCGCCGGGGGCTGGCCGCTGCTGGGCAAAAGCCGCGCCATCAAAGAGGCCCGGGGCCTCATCCGCGACATGGCCCGCACGCCGCTGAATGTCCTCATCACCGGCGAGACCGGCACGGGCAAAGAGCTGGCCGCTCAAATGCTCCACGAGGGCTCCCCCCGCGCCGCCGGACCCCTTATCTCGGTCAACTGCGCGGCCATCCCCGATCACCTCTTCGAGAGCGAGATGTTCGGCCACGAAAAAGGCGCCTTCACCTCCGCCGACAAGAAACGCCTCGGCCGATTCCCCCTGGCCCACCAGGGCACGCTCTTTCTCGATGAAATCGGTGAACTCTCCCTGGAAAACCAGGCCCGCCTCCTCCGCGTCCTCGAACGGGGCGTCTTTCACCCCGTCGGTGCCGAGCGCGAGTCCCACGCCGACGTCCGCGTCATCGCCGCCACCAACCGCGACCTCAAACGCGCCATCCACGACGGACGCTTCCGCCGCGACCTCTACCACCGCATCTGCGCCGTCGAAATCGAGCTGCCGCCCCTCCGCCAGCGCCCCAGCGATATCCCCCTCCTCGCCCAGCACTTCTTCCACGACTACACCACGCGCAACAAGCAGACCCGCCTCGGCATCAGCCCCGAAGCCATGGAACGCCTCGAAAAAGCGCCCTGGCCCGGCAACGTCCGGGAACTCCGCAACGCCATCGAGCGGGCCACGGCCCTCGCCAAAGGCGAACACATCACCCCCCACGACCTGGCCTTCCTCAACCACGCCGCCCAGCCCAACGACGACCTCGACCACCCCCACGGCAACGCACTGCTGCCCCTCGCCGAAGTCGAGCGCAAGCACATCGTGAAAGTCCTCGAAGCCTGCGGGTTCAACGTCAGCGCGGCGGCCCGAGTGCTCGGCGTGCACCGGAACACGCTACACAACAAGATCGCGGAGTATGGGATCGGGGGGTAG
- a CDS encoding cupin domain-containing protein yields the protein MPKYIPFPSISEAAGNKPKIIREYVGLANTGTEHLSIAHMKSPSGWVEPGQRPEFAEYTVVLHGQLHVTDESGETAVVSAGEAIITYKGEWIQYSTPGAEGAEYIAVCIPAFSPDTVHRDGE from the coding sequence ATGCCCAAGTATATCCCCTTTCCTTCCATCAGCGAGGCGGCGGGCAACAAGCCCAAGATCATCCGCGAGTATGTGGGGCTGGCCAACACCGGCACCGAGCACCTCAGCATCGCCCACATGAAGAGCCCTTCCGGCTGGGTGGAGCCGGGGCAGCGACCGGAGTTCGCGGAGTATACCGTAGTCCTCCATGGCCAGCTCCACGTCACCGACGAATCCGGCGAGACCGCCGTGGTCTCCGCGGGCGAGGCCATCATCACCTACAAGGGCGAGTGGATACAATACAGCACCCCCGGCGCGGAGGGCGCCGAGTATATCGCCGTGTGCATTCCCGCTTTCTCGCCCGACACCGTTCACCGCGACGGCGAATAG